From Schistocerca americana isolate TAMUIC-IGC-003095 chromosome 11, iqSchAmer2.1, whole genome shotgun sequence, the proteins below share one genomic window:
- the LOC124554109 gene encoding ankyrin-1-like has product MLATKKVQETAAVDLGALLDESEGAIVILVAGQTRLVAHRAVLAARSPVFAAMFQHDTLEASTGEVSITDMEGPVLRQLLSYMYTLQAPQLSSMTPQMLAVADKYGLSALKAACEQQLATQLTVENAAATAVLAVRHCCPSLTPASVAFIKDHNFRVMATQGWADMMRSHTEDLIEVSRLLAEPPEEIRSLSVEEKGRRLIQAAEEGSVEEIRTLLAAGADLGVRDKYMGTALHCAAREGHVDAVKYLVECGAGLEDRNRKQSTPLHLAAWKGHTAVVRLLVACSADPNTRGDCGWTPLHFAACYGHTEVAAALLEAGSDRGARNNKGNTPLDLARNNNHQQLIGILT; this is encoded by the exons ATGTTGGCCACCAAGAAAGTTCAGGAGACCGCAGCTGTGGATCTGGGTGCTCTCCTCGATGAGAGTGAGGGCGCCATAGTGATTCTGGTGGCAGGGCAGACGCGTCTGGTGGCACACAGGGCAGTCCTGGCCGCCAGGAGCCCCGTCTTCGCGGCCATGTTCCAGCACGACACACTGGAGGCCAGCACAGGTGAAGTCAGCATCACGGATATGGAGGGCCCAGTTTTGCGCCAGCTGCTGTCATACATGTACACACTCCAGGCCCCCCAGCTGTCCAGCATGACCCCACAAATGCTGGCAGTTGCTGATAAGTACGGCTTGTCGGCCCTGAAGGCTGCTTGTGAGCAGCAGCTGGCCACGCAGCTGACTGTGGAGAACGCGGCAGCCACAGCTGTCCTGGCAGTGAGGCACTGCTGCCCAAGCCTGACTCCGGCTTCAGTCGCCTTCATAAAAGACCACAACTTCCGAGTAATGGCTACACAGGGCTGGGCAGACATGATGCGTAGCCACACTGAAGATTTGATTGAAGTGAGTCGCCTGCTTGCTGAACCACCAGAAGAAATCAG GAGTCTTTCGGTCGAGGAGAAAGGCAGGAGGCTGATCCAGGCAGCTGAGGAGGGGTCAGTGGAGGAGATACGGACTCTGCTCGCCGCAGGTGCTGACTTAGGAGTGAGGGACAAGTACATGGGGACCGCCCTGCATTGTGCAGCGAGGGAGGGACACGTAGATGCAGTGAAGTATCTGGTGGAGTGTGGTGCAGGCCTGGAAGACAGGAACAGGAAGCAGAGCACACCTCTGCACTTAGCTGCATGGAAAGGCCACACGGCTGTGGTGCGGCTGCTGGTGGCTTGTTCTGCGGACCCCAACACCAGGGGTGACTGTGGGTGGACGCCACTGCACTTTGCGGCGTGCTATGGCCACACAGAAGTGGCAGCTGCGCTGCTGGAGGCGGGATCTGACAGGGGAGCAAGAAATAACAAGGGGAACACGCCACTGGACCTTGCTAGAAATAACAATCACCAGCAGCTCATAGGGATTCTAACGTGA